One stretch of Arachis duranensis cultivar V14167 chromosome 1, aradu.V14167.gnm2.J7QH, whole genome shotgun sequence DNA includes these proteins:
- the LOC107471982 gene encoding uncharacterized protein LOC107471982 isoform X2, which produces MFFVQEKFIWDKIHDAIIRKIFDHRMVRRLQQMLEDVCERRDHLTIGSIFSNIKKAMYIHWETNEEFKRRYLMNRANRASSKSSNYTCGLATFMKTKVKLRP; this is translated from the exons ATGTTCTTTGTGCAGGAGAAATTTATATGGGACAAGATTCATGATGCCATTATCAGGAAGATCTTCGACCATCGGATGGTTAGGCGACTTCAGCAGATGTTGGAGGACGTATGTGAGCGGCGCGACCACCTCACTATTGGCTCTATCTTCTCAAACATTAAGAAGGCAATGTACATCCACTGGGAGACTAATGAGGAGTTCAAGCGTCGTTATCTCATGAACAGAGCTAACAGGGCATCATCCAAGTCGTCGAACTATACTTGTGGGTTAGCAACTTTCATGAAGACAAAGGTCAAACTG AGACCTTAA
- the LOC107471982 gene encoding uncharacterized protein LOC107471982 isoform X1, with the protein MFFVQEKFIWDKIHDAIIRKIFDHRMVRRLQQMLEDVCERRDHLTIGSIFSNIKKAMYIHWETNEEFKRRYLMNRANRASSKSSNYTCGLATFMKTKVKLSKLLDRDVMMAETLKYTHTLKENKE; encoded by the exons ATGTTCTTTGTGCAGGAGAAATTTATATGGGACAAGATTCATGATGCCATTATCAGGAAGATCTTCGACCATCGGATGGTTAGGCGACTTCAGCAGATGTTGGAGGACGTATGTGAGCGGCGCGACCACCTCACTATTGGCTCTATCTTCTCAAACATTAAGAAGGCAATGTACATCCACTGGGAGACTAATGAGGAGTTCAAGCGTCGTTATCTCATGAACAGAGCTAACAGGGCATCATCCAAGTCGTCGAACTATACTTGTGGGTTAGCAACTTTCATGAAGACAAAGGTCAAACTG TCTAAATTATTGGATCGTGATGTGATGATGGCAGAGACCTTAAAGTATACTCACACCTTGAAGGAGAACAAGGAGTGA